GTTATTCGCTGTAGAATCATTCAATTTGTGGGCTgtaattttcatggattgcttGTTCCAAGAATGTAgtcaaacattaattttatgaaattctttaaaattaatttggttGTTCCTATCCACAGAATCCATGAATTCTGGATTAAGAGTTCCACAACATTCATGGATTTGTGGATTTTGGAACCCACACTAttgataaatttgtaaataaatgtatccAGAAGTAAATGAACTTTGACCCCACAAAAGTAATGAGACCACAGTACTAGCATTGGATAGTCACAGACTAGATAAATTGTACCCTGTAtcttaattaaatgattcctTGTAATTCTTCCTTTGATTAGCCCCAgaatcaatgtaaataatactaAAGTATGTTCAATTGTGGGTGTTATTGTCAAACATTTGATGTCAGTACTCCATCATAGCAGGACGTGACAAGGTTAGGTCAAACAGATCATGACCCAGTGTTTACACCTGTACAGGTAATGGAATAGTGTGAAAGTACCTTCCACATCTGGCCAGTAGTTGAgagaaggtcaaggtcaggCTATACTGGAGTCAAGGTCACAAACCAAATGATGGCGTTTTCTTTGTATGTGCATATATAAAGCAATGGAAGAAAGGCTGTGGACAACTTTTACTTTGTACTGTATTATTCTGTGGTGTCTCTGTAGTCAGTTTTACTTTTAGTTATTTACATCATGTGCAGTGAACTTTGAACTCTTGTTgttataaacaatatattttgttatgataaaaaatttcaaagcaaaacaaaaaaaatacatttctgaCCTTGTGTAATGCATTGATAAGGAAAAGTCcttgcagcaattctgaatgaTAGAATTATGTAGACATGGCCCTATGAAGTTAATAATGGGGATGATGATAGAATTATCCCATTCACTGTGTACACATGTATGCTCAACATAGTGCTCCCAAACAGCTAACTATGCAGGTCCATTATACGTATACAGAGAAGCTATGGACATGTCTACTTCACGTAACACAATGAATATGGGCAGGTTCATTACTTATCTCACAATACTGACAAAAGCTATGGGCAGGTCCATTACACATAACAGAAAAACTATGGGCAAGTCCATTACACAACTATGGACAAATCCATTACACATTTTAGAAAACCTTTTGGAAGGTCAGATGCTAATTACCATAACTATGGGCAGGTCCTCTTCACATAGCAGAAACCATTGGCAGGTCCATTACCCAAAAAAATGTAGGGGCAGGCCCATTACACCACACAGGAAAAATTATGGGCATGTCATCACAGAAAAAATAGCTATGAGCAGACACACTGCACATCATGGAGAAACTATGAGCAGGTCCATTACACATCATGGAGAAACTATGAGCAAAGCCATATGAATATGGATTTTAAACATGGCTCACAGTGACTAGAAATTGATTTATTACATCATTTCACAACAAACTTTATCTTAAGGTTCATAAAGTGTATGGGCAGCtaattgttaataaataagTACTTTACTAGGGAAACTCTCATGTTATTCATCTGATGAAAATTGCACAACAGCAGTTTTTGTGAATGCTGTTAAGAATTGGAAGTATTGCAACTGACTGTTAACAcaacaaatgtaaaattttgatggcacaatattatgaaatttattaaaacttgATCTTTCTGTAAAACTATGTACAGTGCTTCTCAGTTAATGTTTCTGTTGTGTAAGGATGTCATATTATTATTCGACAAATGAGATAATCATGTTATAATTTTGGATCATCGGACTTTGAGATCACAGTGGTTTATagaatgaatatcatttttagaaatttacAAATGCATGAACTTTATTCATATCCTATATCTATATTGAATATGTTGTCCTTTATCTGTTAACTTCTTTGTTTTTATCTGTTATAATTGTAGATTTACagcttaaatttaacaaaataaattgtcTTTGATACAGATGtggatttgttgtttttatcaaaGTCTTGTTTTGTACAGTTGTCAAACAGAAGTCAACCACAGTTGATGATGCTTTTGCCACAGTCCCGGTTTCAGGGGTTCTTCTGTCATGGTTAGTATAGTATCTTGGGGTTTTTAAGGAGGTCTTCGAAAAACACTTTGAGTTTAAAAACATTAGGTTAGgttagaattttatttacaataatggaGTTTGATCCAGTCAATTTTAAGTTGTGGCCTGATGGCATTGATTGTATCTCCTGCCTAATGTTTAGGTggtatttttgaattatatgaAGTTAAGCTTAAATGTTAACAGGTAATACATTGCTTTATCTACACGAAGGTTATTATGAATAACTACTTCATATATTTGAGGTTTtttaaagcttcattttattgGTAATATAAAGGAGTTGTTTAAAGATATTCTTTAATGGCCTATGCTTCATCaaagcataaaaaaatcaatgatttccATTAAGAAAAGTACAGCTTCTTTAGTATCTATTCACCAAATGTACTGATTTCCTCCATGCTCTGTGGATGTCCTGTTGTTTTCATCTCCGTTCATCTGTCCATTCgtctgtcagtctgtctgtccatgTCTTATTAAATATATCCAACACAAATGTAACTGATAGAAAAACCTGTTATGGCCTTACACTAATTTTCTAGATCCAAGGTAAAGATCAAAACACCCCTGTGCAAAATCTGTTATTAGTGTACATTTTCTctctttgttttgttgttgttttttgggtttttttttttgttttttttgcccATGCTTTCCTTAAGAAGTATACATACATATAGGATACATGGCATTAACTGACTTTGAACTATTGATAGACTAGATTTCAAGGTTATAACAGCTCTCTGTAAAAGCATTATGAatagtatatcttctctccaaATGACCCAATAATCAAAATTGACAGTTTTAAAGATACGTGGGTCTTGTTATTAAAATTAACTTGTACGGTATCCTTTTTCAATACATGTTGATTTAAATTAGCAACCAAATTAATGAGAGTTgctatttaacaaaaattgatgaTATTAAATAGTATTTCACCAAGAGATCTAGCGGTTGTAAGAATAACAATGTccattattaaatataaataattaaaatacaaaaaattgacaTCCTTTTATTGCAAACTACTGatgtaaattaaaaacttaacaattaaaacaattatatatacaaCTAATGAAATGTATGAAGTTACCAAATTTAATGAAGtgtattaaaaattatatttttgaaaatgaaattatatatacactTCAACGTCTCAGTCTTATAAATACTTTAACTCAATCAAACAAATCCCGTCTTTTTACTTGATTTTACTAGGGAGGTAAAATTATGCATATATTGCCTGCTGTTTATTTTAGATGTTGTTAGTCCCACCCATgcattcattttatcattttcatttttgttggcctcatattgtttatttaattaatttctttgttaatgaTTATATAACTCATTTATTGCCTCTACTACATCTTGTATTCTTCTCTGTGTAGCGGTTCGTATGCTGTTGAATGGATAGTGTGAAAGTGAGAGGGACTGTTGGTATGAGTATAGAGCAGCCTGGAGATTCCCTGTGATCTGCTGACAGATACCTAGGATCTCCCAGTAGATGGCTCCGCCCCCATTTACATACCGCCCCTGAGCATGGTGGAGATCATCTAGAGCTGCTTGTGATAATGTTCCATCAATGTGTCTGTAACACAAGAACTCTAAGAAGTGTAACATTGCGAACATTGGGATGGATAATGTAATATAACCTATCTGTAGAGCAGACTGTTGTTCTGGTATAAGTTCACTGATAAAACAGATTTTGGTGTCAAGTCTAATATCAAATGCTACAGCCTGTCTCATCTTTGTGGACCAGGACTGTCCCCCTACAGCCTCAGTATACCTCTCTCTGTCTACACGTCCCCCATACATCAGATATGGCTGTGCTAACTTGACCTTTGTCATCTCTATAACAGATAAAGCTTCCATGTATCTGAGTGTCTTGTAATAAAACATGGCAATATACAAAAGGTCAGAAACAAAACCAAATTTAGCTGCTAATTTTAGAATGTAAGAAGAATTTTTGTCAGCAACATATATCTCTTTGTTGCCACTTGTATTAGTCTGCATGTTCTTTAGAATGAAAGCCATATGCTGAAACATGTTGGCTGTAAGTTTCTGTAGTTTGATGTTTTGGTACTCTGTCAGGGGTGAAAGTATTAAATGTTGTACTGCGACAAGGTATTTTATACAAACATGATGACATCTTATGCCAAATGTTTCATCAATCGCATGGAACAGTTCAGTATCAGTAGTACTTTCAGGCGCGATGAGTTTCTCATCGGTACAAATAGTAAGCCTGGGGTTGTACAGGACATCAATGATGTAGGTCCTGATAGAAGGACTCTGTAACAGACAGGCCAGACCTTTTTTGTACAGTTCATGTAACCGTATGAACAATCTGGTTTGTGCTGAGCCATGGACTTTCGACacaaacatgttgttttgtggaaTGAAAAAGTTAGGACAGATCCCCTCATACACCCATTTAAGGAGGAGTTTAAAGCAGACCCAGAAACCCGCCTGGAAGTTTTGTGGACACAAGTGTGGTAGTGTGTTTTGTTGCAATGCCCAGAAAACTGACGTCTTTATGTGATAGGAACACAACAGTCTATTggtttcttttgtttgttgattgataacttcttttaaaaacagtttcaaCAATCCATATGTCAAAAATTGACTGTGATTCATTGAGTACACAAGTTTATATTCTGCCCGAGAAAAAGAGATTCTCCATTCTTCATGTTCATGGGGTCCTGACGGgtgtcctattgctacaaagtgACATCCACTTCTGACAATGTCATTGGCAACTTCTGGGCCAGGCCATGAGTGACATCTGTCTATCCATGGGGAGGCAGATGGAGGCCAAAAGTCGCAAACAAAACACACAGCATGGTCATACTCGTTACCTTCCATACTACCACTACCACAGGGTCCATGAACAGTGAAAAAAGGAACTCGTACCGAACAAGCTAACTGTGAATGTTGAACTAGATATAAAGACTTTGTCATTCATTATGACACATGCTGATTGGACCTCTCTAACTCTTGATGGTGTCAATAACTGAAGTAGAGTAAATCCTGGTGGACTCTCAGAGATGTCAGAGAGAATCAAAGTTGTATTGGCTGTGTTGTAATACTCAGACTGAGACATGTCCATGATCACTCGGTGGTTGTTTGGCCAGAACATGATGTCCTTATCTGATCCTTTTAGTCTGAATCCTTCTTTATAACTTCCACTCGTCATCTTTATGACCCCATCACACACTAGTGTATGTATCATCCCAATTATGTCCTGTGTCTCCCTCCTGATGGCCACCTGTTTTGAGGTCCCTACTAGCTCACACATCCCTACAAACATTGATTCTGACATGTGCTGCATTCCTGTCTCACTGACGAATTCCAGTCAATCAATGTGCAAATTCTTGTTTGAGCAACCATCATAAAACACAATCTGTGAGTTGGAGAAAGAAAAGAAGAGACGTTAGTGTTAGGGAATACAAGACTATTAAATTTCCCTATGTTGTTTAGAGTTTTAAAGCCTATCAAGTCACACATTTTGCGAATTACATCTAACACAAATCTCGATAATTTGAATCTGCCTTCTCCTTCCCCATCTACCAATGTTAGAGTTTGATTTATTTACTCCGGTTTGGATTCAAAagaattttattacaaataatttactttATTCTCATTTTCATAGATTTTCCTACATCTGGCCCCACTGTCACCAAGTTTCCTCAAGTGAGTTTTTCTcgtgattaaaaaaataccacTTATCTAATTTGGTAGCgggttatatttatttattattaaacgTATCTATTTTGTATTgggaaaaatattgattttgataaGGCGTCCTATAATGGCAGTGTCTAAGTTATAACTTGTCCAAACTTGAAAAAATGACGCGTTTGGTGAATATCATGTACTACGTGGTTGTAGTTGCCATATGTAAGTCAAATTTTAGAGCCTAATTCAAGGCAATTTCACGaatggggtttttttggttcttaaataaatttgatgTGACTGTGGACATAAAATTATGTGATTCAAaagaatatttgtaaatattagtGTTGTATTATAATTAAACTATGCCTGAAGAGAAGTCAGGGTTTAATACAAAGATACAAAGTTCATGAAGCGGATGCCATTTAGacaaaaacttgttttaagGATGGTTAACGCACTAATCGCGCACTGCAAAACAATGTTTTCAGCGGGCCTTGAGTTCAAACCCCGATCCAGGACAGAGTTGAACTTcaatatactgtaaatttttcTTATAGTGTTGAATTTAATGAGAGTAATTGCTATGTTTGTGCAAATATGAATTGAAATGATGTCTACTTACACTTAAGAACGAGATCACCATTTTAAGGAGGGGGAAGCCATTCGTCAGTGGTTGGAAATAGACGTTCAGATACTAGTAGCCGTGAAGAACTGTCGCCTTTCTCTGTAGATGTTCAACGAGCACAAATGACACAGGTAATCTGTgataccatatatatatatatatatatatatatatatatatatatatatatatatatatatatatatatatatatatatatatatatatatatttgtatatagtATTAATTTCCCTTCAGTGCTTAGAAAACGAAAATTTTGGATTTGTTTTATcctctgtaaattttaatatatgataaaaataaaggtttatattttttagatGAGAATCATGTCTAATAAAAGAAAGGATTGATTTCATTCTTCCGTGAGTGTTCAACATGGGAAGCTGTGATTGAATCAGTACACAGGGAAAAAAGAGAGTTAAGGCTTAAATATAGTTTTCAAGAATTCCCAAAACATGctgatttatattatttcaatttctgtttccttatacaaaatatatgtagtCCATTTTTCACTTCCCTAATGTGCTGTGTTATAATAATCAAGAATTTACTATCTGTTTTCCTAGAATAAAGAATgtactgttcattttcttcatcaGAGCTGTATTTGACAAATCATATCCGTATCAATCTCTTTAAGTCCTCAATGTCCTCAGTAGCCATTTGATTTTGACATTATATCTTTGATGGATTGATATACACAAGTAAATATGAAGTTTGACCCCACAAAAGTAATGATTCCACAGAACTAGTATTGGATAGTCAAATTGTACCCGGTATGATAGTGAAATGTTTCTTGTAATTCTTACTTGGAGTAGCCCCAGagtcaatgtaaataatatgcctcactacaccttgaaataacggtagtttctcaaatcaacagaaaattacttgattatgatagatagcatgatggataagaagtaaatatgtcaaaaaggcgaaaaaatgtgcaattttagataaaaaaatgatattttcaaaaatttcattcagtaaacataaacaaaagccccaggtggattcgaactcatgacctgcggttcacaagcctgatattttaaccactgagctatgacgatatacatctgaatcgattgatacaaacagttaaacaaaac
This genomic window from Magallana gigas chromosome 5, xbMagGiga1.1, whole genome shotgun sequence contains:
- the LOC136275266 gene encoding uncharacterized protein, producing the protein MTKSLYLVQHSQLACSVRVPFFTVHGPCGSGSMEGNEYDHAVCFVCDFWPPSASPWIDRCHSWPGPEVANDIVRSGCHFVAIGHPSGPHEHEEWRISFSRAEYKLVYSMNHSQFLTYGLLKLFLKEVINQQTKETNRLLCSYHIKTSVFWALQQNTLPHLCPQNFQAGFWVCFKLLLKWVYEGICPNFFIPQNNMFVSKVHGSAQTRLFIRLHELYKKGLACLLQSPSIRTYIIDVLYNPRLTICTDEKLIAPESTTDTELFHAIDETFGIRCHHVCIKYLVAVQHLILSPLTEYQNIKLQKLTANMFQHMAFILKNMQTNTSGNKEIYVADKNSSYILKLAAKFGFVSDLLYIAMFYYKTLRYMEALSVIEMTKVKLAQPYLMYGGRVDRERYTEAVGGQSWSTKMRQAVAFDIRLDTKICFISELIPEQQSALQIGYITLSIPMFAMLHFLEFLCYRHIDGTLSQAALDDLHHAQGRYVNGGGAIYWEILGICQQITGNLQAALYSYQQSLSLSHYPFNSIRTATQRRIQDVVEAINELYNH